Proteins from a genomic interval of Oncorhynchus mykiss isolate Arlee chromosome 21, USDA_OmykA_1.1, whole genome shotgun sequence:
- the LOC110490630 gene encoding zinc finger protein 585A isoform X6 — protein MLMLEFLSRLEKLLPIPDLEQTASLLSAVPSALEKCVQFVPDPIQLRTLLQYHRKLGHLDSIRTPSSFGDFILSSLSLPPYVRVVTAPDVDSDTQSESMNLEGLEARELLENRTKEIDVLVPADEVRRYIITEPDYGMDMESAVGENDNQAVTGLNLLRPSQLKRSKKLQIKEMCSIGRKPKKTGLANRQPSSSKVCPSPKNSCRRGPFNKACEVCGKTFTRVAAMKRHQLTHTENLKFKCHQCEKLFSDGQSLKRHQKRVCEKELNMLHEDKNEEEIPQPSTSKPQIPSLLKTPCPPGPSHQGTLDTITATNTCSVCGRFFTRTSSLVRHMSSHSKEHPFRCVNCGKRFKYSYDFRKHQGELCQKVTQGDLCQDVGQNMAQQKSGLEPEKVFLATAENRTQVDSKTCYVCGKILTCTSQMERHLKSHSKARPFHCAICERSFKYKDSLKKHQEILGHEGILEDFDLSVDHQVEVNTESCISPLTTKENDTELLIKAFTPAPTAKEHPCTVCGKILDCASHLATHMRSHSEERPYQCVNCEQRFKYKQSLNQHQRYICKVNREESSQMVDQHQEEESCELVAVKADTPETSTSRLQLVHWCKKCGKCFDDICNLKQHQESSCKEEKRKVVFQCEKRKVVFKCDDCGKDFKGSSSLRTHKRIHNPFYCSDCGRVLPNSIAFDRHKLMQHKEIQCTMCEKTFTLLGRLREHYLHQHKFTGPYPCSQCEKTFTQLSYLVIHERVHSGEYLYQCSVCQAKFNSANSLTIHSRKHTGEKPFLCWQCGKSFKAAGELSVHMGTHSEERPFSCSQCDMSYRTKLQLNSHIEQVHEGVRYPCTICGKQFYKAVSLKRHELTHTGERPFPCSYCTKTFITANEKRLHERYHTGERPYKCQDCGKSFIQSGYLKSHRRLHTGEKPFACSFCDKSFRLSYHRLKHERTHTRKNKPHVCGECGLAFAQKKRLTEHLCTHPGN, from the exons ATGCTGATGTTAGAATTCCTTTCCAGACTTGAGAAGTTACTTCCCATACCAGACCTTGAACAG ACTGCCTCCTTGTTAAGTGCTGTCCCCTCTGCCCTGGAGAAATGTGTACAGTTTGTACCTGACCCCATACAATTGAGGACCCTGCTCCAGTACCACAGAAAACTTGGACATTTGGACTCCATCC GAACTCCATCGTCCTTTGGGgacttcatcctctcctctctgtctcttcctccataTGTGCGAGTGGTGACTGCCCCAGATGTAGACTCAGATACACAATCAGAAAGCATGAATTTGGAGGGACTGGAAGCAAGAGAGTTGTTGGAGAATCGGACAAAGGAAATCGATGTACTAGTCCCAGCAGATGAAGTTAGAAGATACATAATTACTGAGCCAGATTACGGTATGGACATGGAGTCTGCCGTTGGGGAAAATGACAATCAAGCTGTCACTGGCTTGAATTTACTCAGACCATCACAATTAAAACGGAGCAAAAAGCTGCAGATTAAGGAAATGTGTTCAATAGGTAGAAAACCTAAAAAAACTGGGCTTGCAAACAGACAGCCATCATCCTCCAAGGTGTGTCCTTCCCCAAAGAATTCATGCAGAAGAGGCCCATTCAATAAGGCATGTGAAGTGTGTGGAAAGACATTCACTCGGGTTGCAGCCATGAAAAGGCATCAGCTAACCCACACTGAAAATCTCAAGTTTAAGTGCCACCAATGTGAAAAATTATTCTCGGATGGTCAAAGTCTGAAGAGACACCAGAAGCGAGTTTGTGAAAAGGAGCTAAACATGTTGCATGAAGATAAAAATGAGGAAGAGATCCCACAACCCTCAACTAGCAAACCTCAGATCCCATCACTCCTCAAGACTCCCTGTCCACCAGGGCCATCTCATCAAGGAACTCTGGACACTATCACAGCCACTAACACATGCTCTGTGTGTGGGAGGTTTTTTACTCGTACATCAAGCTTGGTGAGGCACATGAGCTCCCACTCAAAAGAGCATCCATTTAGGTGTGTCAATTGTGGTAAGAGATTCAAGTATTCATACGATTTTAGAAAACATCAGGGAGAATTGTGTCAGAAAGTGACCCAGGGAGATTTGTGTCAGGATGTTGGTCAGAACATGGCACAACAAAAGAGTGGCCTGGAACCAGAGAAGGTCTTTCTTGCCACTGCAGAGAATCGAACCCAGGTAGATTCCAAAACCTGTTATGTCTGTGGTAAGATTTTGACTTGTACCTCACAGATGGAAAGGCACTTGAAATCTCACTCAAAGGCACGTCCCTTTCATTGTGCTATTTGTGAGAGAAGCTTTAAGTACAAAGACTCTTTGAAGAAACATCAGGAAATCCTTGGACACGAGGGCATCCTAGAAGACTTTGATCTGAGTGTGGACCATCAAGTGGAAGTTAACACAGAGAGTTGCATCAGCCCTCTCACTACCAAGGAAAACGACACTGAGCTCCTTATCAAGGCTTTTACTCCAGCGCCAACTGCCAAAGAACACCCATGCACTGTGTGTGGGAAGATTTTGGACTGTGCTTCTCATTTAGCTACTCATATGAGATCCCATTCCGAAGAGCGTCCTTATCAATGTGTCAACTGTGAGCAGCGTTTTAAGTACAAGCAAAGTTTGAATCAACACCAGAGATATATCTGTAAGGTGAACCGAGAAGAGTCCTCTCAGATGGTAGACCAGCACCAAGAGGAGGAGTCTTGTGAACTGGTGGCTGTTAAGGCTGATACCCCAGAGACATCTACCAGTCGACTACAACTGGTTCACTGGTGTAAaaaatgtggaaagtgtttcgaTGACATCTGTAATTTGAAGCAACACCAGGAAAGTTCATGCAAAGAGGAAAAAAGAAAGGTGGTCTTCCAATGTGAAAAAAGAAAGGTGGTCTTCAAATGTGATGATTGTGGGAAGGACTTCAAAGGTTCATCATCCCTAAGGACACATAAGCGAATTCACAACCCATTCTATTGCTCTGATTGTGGAAGGGTCCTCCCAAACTCCATTGCCTTTGACAGACACAAGCTGATGCAGCACAAGGAAATCCAGTGTACCATGTGTGAGAAGACCTTTACCCTGTTGGGGCGTCTGAGAGAACACTATCTGCATCAACATAAATTCACAGGCCCATACCCCTGCTCTCAATGTGAGAAAACCTTCACTCAGTTATCGTACCTTGTCATCCATGAGAGGGTTCATTCAGGAGAGTACCTGTACCAGTGCTCTGTTTGCCAAGCAAAGTTTAATTCAGCAAATTCTCTAACAATACACAGTAGGAagcacacaggagaaaagccgtTCCTGTGCTGGCAATGTGGAAAGAGCTTCAAGGCTGCTGGAGAACTGTCGGTGCATATGGGGACCCACTCAGAGGAGAGACCATTTTCCTGTTCGCAGTGTGACATGTCCTACAGAACAAAACTTCAGCTGAATTCACACATTGAACAAGTTCATGAGGGGGTGAGATACCCTTGTACTATCTGTGGAAAGCAGTTTTACAAAGCAGTGTCATTAAAAAGACACGAACTCACTCACACAGGAGAAAGACCATTTCCATGCTCCTATTGCACAAAAACCTTCATCACTGCCAATGAAAAAAGGCTGCATGAAAGATACCATACTGGTGAGAGACCATACAAATGTCAAGACTGTGGAAAGTCTTTCATTCAGTCAGGTTATCTGAAATCTCACCGACgtcttcacacaggagagaagccatttGCATGTAGCTTTTGTGATAAAAGTTTCAGATTGTCTTATCATAGGTTAAAACACGAGCGAACCCATACAAGAAAAAATAAGCCACATGTGTGTGGAGAATGTGGGTTAGCTTTCGCTCAAAAAAAGCGCCTGACTGAACACCTATGCACTCACCCTGGGAATTAA
- the LOC110490630 gene encoding zinc finger protein 585A isoform X2 yields the protein MQSQDPCENCPPLLLPSLRLFIPPLRLVSAAMWQVVQRGDVQDYGMLEEFVITLTDIVPELLSCSQRAQLILGLRARMVLELCRTEQTADQDIQQHLDRIRSLISTGEAESSDAEVELSESNFVELVESLLKDPSERENFYQDVFPVEFGPKYDTAIQMLMLEFLSRLEKLLPIPDLEQTASLLSAVPSALEKCVQFVPDPIQLRTLLQYHRKLGHLDSIRTPSSFGDFILSSLSLPPYVRVVTAPDVDSDTQSESMNLEGLEARELLENRTKEIDVLVPADEVRRYIITEPDYGMDMESAVGENDNQAVTGLNLLRPSQLKRSKKLQIKEMCSIGRKPKKTGLANRQPSSSKVCPSPKNSCRRGPFNKACEVCGKTFTRVAAMKRHQLTHTENLKFKCHQCEKLFSDGQSLKRHQKRVCEKELNMLHEDKNEEEIPQPSTSKPQIPSLLKTPCPPGPSHQGTLDTITATNTCSVCGRFFTRTSSLVRHMSSHSKEHPFRCVNCGKRFKYSYDFRKHQGELCQKVTQGDLCQDVGQNMAQQKSGLEPEKVFLATAENRTQVDSKTCYVCGKILTCTSQMERHLKSHSKARPFHCAICERSFKYKDSLKKHQEILGHEGILEDFDLSVDHQVEVNTESCISPLTTKENDTELLIKAFTPAPTAKEHPCTVCGKILDCASHLATHMRSHSEERPYQCVNCEQRFKYKQSLNQHQRYICKVNREESSQMVDQHQEEESCELVAVKADTPETSTSRLQLVHWCKKCGKCFDDICNLKQHQESSCKEEKRKVVFQCEKRKVVFKCDDCGKDFKGSSSLRTHKRIHNPFYCSDCGRVLPNSIAFDRHKLMQHKEIQCTMCEKTFTLLGRLREHYLHQHKFTGPYPCSQCEKTFTQLSYLVIHERVHSGEYLYQCSVCQAKFNSANSLTIHSRKHTGEKPFLCWQCGKSFKAAGELSVHMGTHSEERPFSCSQCDMSYRTKLQLNSHIEQVHEGVRYPCTICGKQFYKAVSLKRHELTHTGERPFPCSYCTKTFITANEKRLHERYHTGERPYKCQDCGKSFIQSGYLKSHRRLHTGEKPFACSFCDKSFRLSYHRLKHERTHTRKNKPHVCGECGLAFAQKKRLTEHLCTHPGN from the exons gtccccctcttcttcttccctctctgcGTCTCTTCATTCCACCACTGCGGCTTGTCTCTGCAGCCATGTGGCAAGTGGTTCAGCGAGGAGATGTTCAAGATTATGGGATGCTGGAGGAGTTTGTCATCACGTTGACCGACATTGTGCCAGAGCTTTTGAGTTGCAGTCAGAGGGCCCAACTCATTCTGGGGCTTCGAGCAAGG ATGGTTCTGGAGTTGTGTCGCACTGAGCAGACAGCAGACCAAGACATTCAGCAACACCTGGACAGGATCCGAAGCCTCATATCCACTGGGGAAGCAGAG TCAAGTGATGCAGAGGTGGAATTATCTGAATCAAACTTTGTAGAGCTGGTTGAATCTCTGCTGAAAGACCCAAGTGAAAGGGAGAACTTTTACCAG GACGTGTTCCCTGTGGAATTTGGGCCCAAGTATGACACTGCAATACAGATGCTGATGTTAGAATTCCTTTCCAGACTTGAGAAGTTACTTCCCATACCAGACCTTGAACAG ACTGCCTCCTTGTTAAGTGCTGTCCCCTCTGCCCTGGAGAAATGTGTACAGTTTGTACCTGACCCCATACAATTGAGGACCCTGCTCCAGTACCACAGAAAACTTGGACATTTGGACTCCATCC GAACTCCATCGTCCTTTGGGgacttcatcctctcctctctgtctcttcctccataTGTGCGAGTGGTGACTGCCCCAGATGTAGACTCAGATACACAATCAGAAAGCATGAATTTGGAGGGACTGGAAGCAAGAGAGTTGTTGGAGAATCGGACAAAGGAAATCGATGTACTAGTCCCAGCAGATGAAGTTAGAAGATACATAATTACTGAGCCAGATTACGGTATGGACATGGAGTCTGCCGTTGGGGAAAATGACAATCAAGCTGTCACTGGCTTGAATTTACTCAGACCATCACAATTAAAACGGAGCAAAAAGCTGCAGATTAAGGAAATGTGTTCAATAGGTAGAAAACCTAAAAAAACTGGGCTTGCAAACAGACAGCCATCATCCTCCAAGGTGTGTCCTTCCCCAAAGAATTCATGCAGAAGAGGCCCATTCAATAAGGCATGTGAAGTGTGTGGAAAGACATTCACTCGGGTTGCAGCCATGAAAAGGCATCAGCTAACCCACACTGAAAATCTCAAGTTTAAGTGCCACCAATGTGAAAAATTATTCTCGGATGGTCAAAGTCTGAAGAGACACCAGAAGCGAGTTTGTGAAAAGGAGCTAAACATGTTGCATGAAGATAAAAATGAGGAAGAGATCCCACAACCCTCAACTAGCAAACCTCAGATCCCATCACTCCTCAAGACTCCCTGTCCACCAGGGCCATCTCATCAAGGAACTCTGGACACTATCACAGCCACTAACACATGCTCTGTGTGTGGGAGGTTTTTTACTCGTACATCAAGCTTGGTGAGGCACATGAGCTCCCACTCAAAAGAGCATCCATTTAGGTGTGTCAATTGTGGTAAGAGATTCAAGTATTCATACGATTTTAGAAAACATCAGGGAGAATTGTGTCAGAAAGTGACCCAGGGAGATTTGTGTCAGGATGTTGGTCAGAACATGGCACAACAAAAGAGTGGCCTGGAACCAGAGAAGGTCTTTCTTGCCACTGCAGAGAATCGAACCCAGGTAGATTCCAAAACCTGTTATGTCTGTGGTAAGATTTTGACTTGTACCTCACAGATGGAAAGGCACTTGAAATCTCACTCAAAGGCACGTCCCTTTCATTGTGCTATTTGTGAGAGAAGCTTTAAGTACAAAGACTCTTTGAAGAAACATCAGGAAATCCTTGGACACGAGGGCATCCTAGAAGACTTTGATCTGAGTGTGGACCATCAAGTGGAAGTTAACACAGAGAGTTGCATCAGCCCTCTCACTACCAAGGAAAACGACACTGAGCTCCTTATCAAGGCTTTTACTCCAGCGCCAACTGCCAAAGAACACCCATGCACTGTGTGTGGGAAGATTTTGGACTGTGCTTCTCATTTAGCTACTCATATGAGATCCCATTCCGAAGAGCGTCCTTATCAATGTGTCAACTGTGAGCAGCGTTTTAAGTACAAGCAAAGTTTGAATCAACACCAGAGATATATCTGTAAGGTGAACCGAGAAGAGTCCTCTCAGATGGTAGACCAGCACCAAGAGGAGGAGTCTTGTGAACTGGTGGCTGTTAAGGCTGATACCCCAGAGACATCTACCAGTCGACTACAACTGGTTCACTGGTGTAAaaaatgtggaaagtgtttcgaTGACATCTGTAATTTGAAGCAACACCAGGAAAGTTCATGCAAAGAGGAAAAAAGAAAGGTGGTCTTCCAATGTGAAAAAAGAAAGGTGGTCTTCAAATGTGATGATTGTGGGAAGGACTTCAAAGGTTCATCATCCCTAAGGACACATAAGCGAATTCACAACCCATTCTATTGCTCTGATTGTGGAAGGGTCCTCCCAAACTCCATTGCCTTTGACAGACACAAGCTGATGCAGCACAAGGAAATCCAGTGTACCATGTGTGAGAAGACCTTTACCCTGTTGGGGCGTCTGAGAGAACACTATCTGCATCAACATAAATTCACAGGCCCATACCCCTGCTCTCAATGTGAGAAAACCTTCACTCAGTTATCGTACCTTGTCATCCATGAGAGGGTTCATTCAGGAGAGTACCTGTACCAGTGCTCTGTTTGCCAAGCAAAGTTTAATTCAGCAAATTCTCTAACAATACACAGTAGGAagcacacaggagaaaagccgtTCCTGTGCTGGCAATGTGGAAAGAGCTTCAAGGCTGCTGGAGAACTGTCGGTGCATATGGGGACCCACTCAGAGGAGAGACCATTTTCCTGTTCGCAGTGTGACATGTCCTACAGAACAAAACTTCAGCTGAATTCACACATTGAACAAGTTCATGAGGGGGTGAGATACCCTTGTACTATCTGTGGAAAGCAGTTTTACAAAGCAGTGTCATTAAAAAGACACGAACTCACTCACACAGGAGAAAGACCATTTCCATGCTCCTATTGCACAAAAACCTTCATCACTGCCAATGAAAAAAGGCTGCATGAAAGATACCATACTGGTGAGAGACCATACAAATGTCAAGACTGTGGAAAGTCTTTCATTCAGTCAGGTTATCTGAAATCTCACCGACgtcttcacacaggagagaagccatttGCATGTAGCTTTTGTGATAAAAGTTTCAGATTGTCTTATCATAGGTTAAAACACGAGCGAACCCATACAAGAAAAAATAAGCCACATGTGTGTGGAGAATGTGGGTTAGCTTTCGCTCAAAAAAAGCGCCTGACTGAACACCTATGCACTCACCCTGGGAATTAA
- the LOC110490630 gene encoding uncharacterized protein LOC110490630 isoform X7, with protein sequence MQSQDPCENCPPLLLPSLRLFIPPLRLVSAAMWQVVQRGDVQDYGMLEEFVITLTDIVPELLSCSQRAQLILGLRARMVLELCRTEQTADQDIQQHLDRIRSLISTGEAESSDAEVELSESNFVELVESLLKDPSERENFYQVHLFSPRTCSLWNLGPSMTLQYRC encoded by the exons gtccccctcttcttcttccctctctgcGTCTCTTCATTCCACCACTGCGGCTTGTCTCTGCAGCCATGTGGCAAGTGGTTCAGCGAGGAGATGTTCAAGATTATGGGATGCTGGAGGAGTTTGTCATCACGTTGACCGACATTGTGCCAGAGCTTTTGAGTTGCAGTCAGAGGGCCCAACTCATTCTGGGGCTTCGAGCAAGG ATGGTTCTGGAGTTGTGTCGCACTGAGCAGACAGCAGACCAAGACATTCAGCAACACCTGGACAGGATCCGAAGCCTCATATCCACTGGGGAAGCAGAG TCAAGTGATGCAGAGGTGGAATTATCTGAATCAAACTTTGTAGAGCTGGTTGAATCTCTGCTGAAAGACCCAAGTGAAAGGGAGAACTTTTACCAG GTTCATTTATTCTCTCCTAGGACGTGTTCCCTGTGGAATTTGGGCCCAAGTATGACACTGCAATACAGATGCTGA
- the LOC110490630 gene encoding zinc finger protein 585A isoform X3: protein MDENPDENGPPLLLPSLRLFIPPLRLVSAAMWQVVQRGDVQDYGMLEEFVITLTDIVPELLSCSQRAQLILGLRARMVLELCRTEQTADQDIQQHLDRIRSLISTGEAESSDAEVELSESNFVELVESLLKDPSERENFYQDVFPVEFGPKYDTAIQMLMLEFLSRLEKLLPIPDLEQTASLLSAVPSALEKCVQFVPDPIQLRTLLQYHRKLGHLDSIRTPSSFGDFILSSLSLPPYVRVVTAPDVDSDTQSESMNLEGLEARELLENRTKEIDVLVPADEVRRYIITEPDYGMDMESAVGENDNQAVTGLNLLRPSQLKRSKKLQIKEMCSIGRKPKKTGLANRQPSSSKVCPSPKNSCRRGPFNKACEVCGKTFTRVAAMKRHQLTHTENLKFKCHQCEKLFSDGQSLKRHQKRVCEKELNMLHEDKNEEEIPQPSTSKPQIPSLLKTPCPPGPSHQGTLDTITATNTCSVCGRFFTRTSSLVRHMSSHSKEHPFRCVNCGKRFKYSYDFRKHQGELCQKVTQGDLCQDVGQNMAQQKSGLEPEKVFLATAENRTQVDSKTCYVCGKILTCTSQMERHLKSHSKARPFHCAICERSFKYKDSLKKHQEILGHEGILEDFDLSVDHQVEVNTESCISPLTTKENDTELLIKAFTPAPTAKEHPCTVCGKILDCASHLATHMRSHSEERPYQCVNCEQRFKYKQSLNQHQRYICKVNREESSQMVDQHQEEESCELVAVKADTPETSTSRLQLVHWCKKCGKCFDDICNLKQHQESSCKEEKRKVVFQCEKRKVVFKCDDCGKDFKGSSSLRTHKRIHNPFYCSDCGRVLPNSIAFDRHKLMQHKEIQCTMCEKTFTLLGRLREHYLHQHKFTGPYPCSQCEKTFTQLSYLVIHERVHSGEYLYQCSVCQAKFNSANSLTIHSRKHTGEKPFLCWQCGKSFKAAGELSVHMGTHSEERPFSCSQCDMSYRTKLQLNSHIEQVHEGVRYPCTICGKQFYKAVSLKRHELTHTGERPFPCSYCTKTFITANEKRLHERYHTGERPYKCQDCGKSFIQSGYLKSHRRLHTGEKPFACSFCDKSFRLSYHRLKHERTHTRKNKPHVCGECGLAFAQKKRLTEHLCTHPGN from the exons gtccccctcttcttcttccctctctgcGTCTCTTCATTCCACCACTGCGGCTTGTCTCTGCAGCCATGTGGCAAGTGGTTCAGCGAGGAGATGTTCAAGATTATGGGATGCTGGAGGAGTTTGTCATCACGTTGACCGACATTGTGCCAGAGCTTTTGAGTTGCAGTCAGAGGGCCCAACTCATTCTGGGGCTTCGAGCAAGG ATGGTTCTGGAGTTGTGTCGCACTGAGCAGACAGCAGACCAAGACATTCAGCAACACCTGGACAGGATCCGAAGCCTCATATCCACTGGGGAAGCAGAG TCAAGTGATGCAGAGGTGGAATTATCTGAATCAAACTTTGTAGAGCTGGTTGAATCTCTGCTGAAAGACCCAAGTGAAAGGGAGAACTTTTACCAG GACGTGTTCCCTGTGGAATTTGGGCCCAAGTATGACACTGCAATACAGATGCTGATGTTAGAATTCCTTTCCAGACTTGAGAAGTTACTTCCCATACCAGACCTTGAACAG ACTGCCTCCTTGTTAAGTGCTGTCCCCTCTGCCCTGGAGAAATGTGTACAGTTTGTACCTGACCCCATACAATTGAGGACCCTGCTCCAGTACCACAGAAAACTTGGACATTTGGACTCCATCC GAACTCCATCGTCCTTTGGGgacttcatcctctcctctctgtctcttcctccataTGTGCGAGTGGTGACTGCCCCAGATGTAGACTCAGATACACAATCAGAAAGCATGAATTTGGAGGGACTGGAAGCAAGAGAGTTGTTGGAGAATCGGACAAAGGAAATCGATGTACTAGTCCCAGCAGATGAAGTTAGAAGATACATAATTACTGAGCCAGATTACGGTATGGACATGGAGTCTGCCGTTGGGGAAAATGACAATCAAGCTGTCACTGGCTTGAATTTACTCAGACCATCACAATTAAAACGGAGCAAAAAGCTGCAGATTAAGGAAATGTGTTCAATAGGTAGAAAACCTAAAAAAACTGGGCTTGCAAACAGACAGCCATCATCCTCCAAGGTGTGTCCTTCCCCAAAGAATTCATGCAGAAGAGGCCCATTCAATAAGGCATGTGAAGTGTGTGGAAAGACATTCACTCGGGTTGCAGCCATGAAAAGGCATCAGCTAACCCACACTGAAAATCTCAAGTTTAAGTGCCACCAATGTGAAAAATTATTCTCGGATGGTCAAAGTCTGAAGAGACACCAGAAGCGAGTTTGTGAAAAGGAGCTAAACATGTTGCATGAAGATAAAAATGAGGAAGAGATCCCACAACCCTCAACTAGCAAACCTCAGATCCCATCACTCCTCAAGACTCCCTGTCCACCAGGGCCATCTCATCAAGGAACTCTGGACACTATCACAGCCACTAACACATGCTCTGTGTGTGGGAGGTTTTTTACTCGTACATCAAGCTTGGTGAGGCACATGAGCTCCCACTCAAAAGAGCATCCATTTAGGTGTGTCAATTGTGGTAAGAGATTCAAGTATTCATACGATTTTAGAAAACATCAGGGAGAATTGTGTCAGAAAGTGACCCAGGGAGATTTGTGTCAGGATGTTGGTCAGAACATGGCACAACAAAAGAGTGGCCTGGAACCAGAGAAGGTCTTTCTTGCCACTGCAGAGAATCGAACCCAGGTAGATTCCAAAACCTGTTATGTCTGTGGTAAGATTTTGACTTGTACCTCACAGATGGAAAGGCACTTGAAATCTCACTCAAAGGCACGTCCCTTTCATTGTGCTATTTGTGAGAGAAGCTTTAAGTACAAAGACTCTTTGAAGAAACATCAGGAAATCCTTGGACACGAGGGCATCCTAGAAGACTTTGATCTGAGTGTGGACCATCAAGTGGAAGTTAACACAGAGAGTTGCATCAGCCCTCTCACTACCAAGGAAAACGACACTGAGCTCCTTATCAAGGCTTTTACTCCAGCGCCAACTGCCAAAGAACACCCATGCACTGTGTGTGGGAAGATTTTGGACTGTGCTTCTCATTTAGCTACTCATATGAGATCCCATTCCGAAGAGCGTCCTTATCAATGTGTCAACTGTGAGCAGCGTTTTAAGTACAAGCAAAGTTTGAATCAACACCAGAGATATATCTGTAAGGTGAACCGAGAAGAGTCCTCTCAGATGGTAGACCAGCACCAAGAGGAGGAGTCTTGTGAACTGGTGGCTGTTAAGGCTGATACCCCAGAGACATCTACCAGTCGACTACAACTGGTTCACTGGTGTAAaaaatgtggaaagtgtttcgaTGACATCTGTAATTTGAAGCAACACCAGGAAAGTTCATGCAAAGAGGAAAAAAGAAAGGTGGTCTTCCAATGTGAAAAAAGAAAGGTGGTCTTCAAATGTGATGATTGTGGGAAGGACTTCAAAGGTTCATCATCCCTAAGGACACATAAGCGAATTCACAACCCATTCTATTGCTCTGATTGTGGAAGGGTCCTCCCAAACTCCATTGCCTTTGACAGACACAAGCTGATGCAGCACAAGGAAATCCAGTGTACCATGTGTGAGAAGACCTTTACCCTGTTGGGGCGTCTGAGAGAACACTATCTGCATCAACATAAATTCACAGGCCCATACCCCTGCTCTCAATGTGAGAAAACCTTCACTCAGTTATCGTACCTTGTCATCCATGAGAGGGTTCATTCAGGAGAGTACCTGTACCAGTGCTCTGTTTGCCAAGCAAAGTTTAATTCAGCAAATTCTCTAACAATACACAGTAGGAagcacacaggagaaaagccgtTCCTGTGCTGGCAATGTGGAAAGAGCTTCAAGGCTGCTGGAGAACTGTCGGTGCATATGGGGACCCACTCAGAGGAGAGACCATTTTCCTGTTCGCAGTGTGACATGTCCTACAGAACAAAACTTCAGCTGAATTCACACATTGAACAAGTTCATGAGGGGGTGAGATACCCTTGTACTATCTGTGGAAAGCAGTTTTACAAAGCAGTGTCATTAAAAAGACACGAACTCACTCACACAGGAGAAAGACCATTTCCATGCTCCTATTGCACAAAAACCTTCATCACTGCCAATGAAAAAAGGCTGCATGAAAGATACCATACTGGTGAGAGACCATACAAATGTCAAGACTGTGGAAAGTCTTTCATTCAGTCAGGTTATCTGAAATCTCACCGACgtcttcacacaggagagaagccatttGCATGTAGCTTTTGTGATAAAAGTTTCAGATTGTCTTATCATAGGTTAAAACACGAGCGAACCCATACAAGAAAAAATAAGCCACATGTGTGTGGAGAATGTGGGTTAGCTTTCGCTCAAAAAAAGCGCCTGACTGAACACCTATGCACTCACCCTGGGAATTAA